From one Microbulbifer sp. A4B17 genomic stretch:
- a CDS encoding GNAT family N-acetyltransferase gives MFSDPNNYTLIAELDTKVVGYVILFLTNKVRDRHSALLAIAIHPEYHGRGLGRMLMGEVLNQADNWLNLIRLELEVHVDNDSAIALYKASGFQVEGTKRLSTFKAGRYMDMLLMSRIHPEYLSKA, from the coding sequence ATTTTTTCCGATCCGAATAACTATACCCTAATTGCAGAGTTAGATACTAAAGTCGTCGGGTATGTCATTCTGTTCTTAACAAACAAAGTCAGGGATAGGCATAGCGCTTTGTTGGCGATTGCGATTCATCCCGAGTATCACGGTCGGGGATTAGGCCGGATGTTGATGGGGGAAGTGCTGAATCAAGCTGATAATTGGCTAAACCTGATCCGGTTGGAGCTGGAAGTCCATGTTGATAATGACTCTGCGATAGCTCTTTATAAGGCATCAGGTTTTCAAGTGGAGGGCACCAAGCGGCTCAGTACATTTAAAGCAGGCCGCTATATGGATATGTTGCTGATGTCCCGGATACACCCTGAGTACCTATCCAAGGCTTAG
- a CDS encoding Rrf2 family transcriptional regulator has translation MRKDSRLSRALHVLIHLNMTDKPVTSDKMATMLLTNPVVARRTMALLRDQGYVHSSKGHNGGWSLATTLDQITLLDIHKALGDSSVFTIGLTDEHSNCIIERAVNAALKDAMDEAESILLARFGEITLDQLGRDFEPPETSD, from the coding sequence ATGCGTAAAGACAGCCGACTATCCCGGGCACTTCATGTCCTTATCCATTTGAACATGACCGACAAGCCGGTTACCTCAGACAAGATGGCAACTATGCTACTCACTAATCCAGTGGTAGCACGCAGAACCATGGCGCTATTGCGGGATCAGGGGTACGTGCACTCCAGTAAAGGGCACAATGGGGGCTGGTCTCTCGCGACAACTCTGGATCAAATTACGCTCCTGGATATCCATAAAGCCTTGGGAGACAGTTCAGTATTTACCATTGGCCTCACAGACGAACACAGTAACTGCATCATTGAACGGGCAGTAAATGCCGCCCTAAAAGATGCAATGGACGAGGCAGAAAGTATTTTGCTCGCTCGATTTGGTGAGATCACCCTGGATCAACTGGGGAGAGATTTCGAACCTCCAGAAACCTCGGACTAG
- a CDS encoding NAD(P)/FAD-dependent oxidoreductase produces MDTDVLIIGGSFAGLSAAMQLVRGRRKVVVLDANKPRNRFAKASHGVFCLDGKTPGEIRATALTQLKAYSSFQLVEGAADSVEIQEEGFAVTGQGDSTFKAKRLILATGISDQLPDIPGVKKRWGRSVIHCPYCHGYELSDRPLGVLATSELSFHQAAMIPDWGATTLFTQGQFNPEGEVLDHLLARGVMLEKAPITQLEGEGDSLSEVVLADGRRVPLEGLYVSPKAEMSSPFISQLGLELEESFTGWIVKVDPFKETSERGVFAAGDLSNPMQSGTFAIASGTMAGVGAHRSLIFNQ; encoded by the coding sequence GTGGATACGGATGTATTGATCATCGGTGGTAGTTTTGCCGGTTTATCTGCGGCTATGCAGCTTGTTCGTGGGCGGCGAAAGGTCGTCGTGTTGGATGCCAATAAACCCCGAAATCGCTTTGCGAAGGCCTCTCATGGTGTATTTTGCCTGGATGGTAAGACTCCAGGGGAGATCCGCGCCACGGCCTTAACCCAGCTGAAGGCATATTCGAGCTTTCAATTGGTTGAAGGTGCCGCGGACAGTGTGGAGATTCAGGAAGAGGGTTTTGCTGTTACTGGACAGGGTGATAGCACTTTTAAGGCGAAGAGGCTGATTCTGGCAACTGGTATTTCGGATCAACTGCCCGATATTCCAGGGGTAAAGAAGCGCTGGGGTAGGAGTGTGATTCACTGTCCCTATTGCCACGGTTATGAGCTGAGTGATCGCCCTTTAGGTGTGCTGGCTACCAGTGAGCTGTCTTTCCATCAGGCGGCGATGATTCCCGATTGGGGCGCTACCACCTTGTTTACCCAGGGGCAGTTTAATCCTGAGGGTGAGGTGCTAGATCACTTGTTGGCTCGAGGAGTGATGCTGGAGAAAGCTCCAATTACCCAGCTGGAAGGAGAGGGGGATAGCTTAAGTGAAGTTGTTTTAGCGGATGGCCGCAGGGTGCCACTGGAGGGGCTCTATGTGAGTCCTAAAGCTGAGATGTCTTCCCCTTTTATCAGCCAATTGGGGCTGGAATTGGAGGAGTCGTTTACTGGATGGATTGTAAAAGTGGATCCCTTTAAGGAGACTTCTGAAAGGGGGGTCTTTGCTGCAGGGGATTTATCCAATCCGATGCAAAGCGGAACCTTCGCGATAGCATCCGGTACCATGGCGGGTGTCGGAGCCCATCGCTCGTTGATATTTAACCAGTGA
- a CDS encoding L-serine ammonia-lyase codes for MSISVFELFKIGVGPSSSHTVGPMVAARQFVQDLQDRDQLLRTDRVQVHLYGSLALTGVGHGTDMAVLMGLLGQSPDTINVDSIDEKMAQIQSERRLSLNGDQDIEFIRERDLVFHMEEFLPQHSNGMTCQAYSGEELLFERSYFSIGGGFVLSEEDFAHKEEIATLLPYDFSSAEQLMKICDHHGWTIAELAMENEKAFRSEQEVKDRLWNIWKVMDASIERGCHQNGILPGGLNVRRRAAELYRELSKQSPEERNHGLAILDWVSLFALAVNEENAARGRIVTAPTNGAAGVIPAVIAYYVEFVHDSNIHGELKDQVVKFLLTAGAIGMLFKKNASISAAEVGCQGEIGVACSMASAGLAAVEGGTNQQIENAAEIGMEHNLGLTCDPIGGLVQVPCIERNTMGAVKAINGARLALRGDGAHIVPLDSVIETMRQTGIDMQSKYKETSLGGLAVNAVNC; via the coding sequence ATGAGTATTAGCGTTTTTGAGCTTTTCAAAATTGGGGTTGGCCCTTCCAGCTCCCACACGGTGGGCCCTATGGTTGCTGCCCGCCAATTCGTGCAGGATTTGCAAGACCGGGACCAACTACTCCGCACAGACCGCGTGCAAGTCCATTTATACGGCTCACTGGCCCTGACCGGGGTTGGTCACGGCACCGATATGGCGGTACTGATGGGGCTATTGGGTCAATCTCCAGACACCATTAATGTCGACTCTATCGACGAGAAAATGGCACAAATCCAGAGCGAACGCCGCCTGTCACTAAATGGTGACCAGGATATCGAGTTTATTCGCGAGCGCGACCTGGTTTTCCATATGGAGGAATTTCTTCCACAGCACTCCAACGGAATGACCTGCCAGGCATACTCTGGCGAAGAGCTGCTGTTCGAGCGCAGCTACTTCTCCATCGGCGGCGGCTTTGTGCTCTCCGAAGAGGATTTCGCTCACAAAGAGGAGATCGCTACCCTTCTGCCCTATGACTTCAGCAGTGCAGAACAGCTGATGAAGATCTGTGATCATCACGGTTGGACTATTGCCGAGCTGGCCATGGAAAACGAAAAAGCCTTCCGCAGCGAGCAGGAAGTCAAAGACCGTTTGTGGAATATCTGGAAAGTAATGGATGCCTCCATTGAGCGAGGCTGCCATCAGAATGGCATCTTGCCCGGCGGCCTCAATGTTCGCCGCCGCGCTGCTGAACTCTACCGGGAGTTGAGCAAACAGAGCCCGGAAGAGCGCAACCACGGCCTCGCCATTCTCGACTGGGTTAGCCTTTTTGCCCTCGCCGTCAATGAGGAAAATGCCGCGCGCGGGCGCATTGTCACCGCGCCCACCAACGGTGCCGCCGGTGTGATTCCCGCCGTTATCGCCTACTACGTGGAATTTGTCCACGACAGCAATATTCACGGTGAATTGAAAGACCAGGTAGTGAAATTCCTGCTCACCGCCGGTGCTATCGGCATGCTGTTTAAAAAGAATGCCTCTATTTCTGCCGCTGAAGTGGGCTGCCAGGGAGAAATTGGCGTCGCCTGCTCCATGGCTTCCGCCGGCTTGGCCGCCGTAGAGGGCGGCACCAACCAGCAGATTGAAAACGCTGCTGAAATTGGTATGGAGCACAACCTTGGCCTTACCTGTGACCCAATCGGTGGATTGGTGCAGGTTCCCTGTATCGAGCGCAACACCATGGGTGCGGTAAAAGCTATTAACGGCGCTCGCCTGGCCCTGCGCGGTGATGGCGCCCATATCGTACCGCTGGACAGCGTTATTGAGACGATGCGTCAAACCGGTATCGATATGCAGAGCAAATACAAAGAGACCTCTCTCGGCGGGCTCGCGGTAAATGCTGTGAACTGCTGA